AGGAACTTCGCGACCAGGTACATCGCCATCGCGGCCAGCATGCCCGCCGCATCGGCCAGGAAATCGTACCGGTCGGGAGTTCGCCCGGGCACAAAGCCCTGTGACCACTCGTCGAACGCCGCGTAGGCAAGCACAATGGCGGCCACCCGCGAAAACCGAGTGATGACGCGACGGCCGCCGGTCACATAGCACAGTAGAAACGCGAGGCCGAAGAAGCCCACGAAGTGCTTGACCTTGTCGCCGACGTGCAGCTGAACAAAATCGACACGCGGCAAGTGGGTGCCGGTGAACATCGCCAGCCAGTACAGCGCCAGCAACACAATCGCCAACCGGATTCGAAAAATGCGGATCTTGGTGACCGGCTGCATCAACGGGGCTCGCGTCGGATAAGCTTGGAACAGAGTCATACGGAATTGCACCGAGGTGAGCGTTCGGACGAATACTCCTGCCGAACGCTTCCTAAGGAATACGGCCCGGACTGCACTAGGTCAAATTATCGCTCACGTAATTCACAACGAAGCCGGTTTCATGAAATCATCACGAGATAGACAGCTGAAGTTCGCTACGGTTCTTTTTGTCGCGTTATCCGTCGTTTACGCGTCTGCCCCGGTACCCTTCGCGGGGCAGGCGGCGGCCGACGACACGCCCGCCGCAGAGGGGAAGGACGCGACCAAAGACGTCGATAAAACAGCCGATGATGCCGGCTGGACGCCTTTGAAAGGCAAATGGGACTTTTCACGCTACGGCGGCGAAGGACCCGTGGAAATCACCGACGAAGGTATCGAAATGGGGTTCGGGGACCCACTGACCGGGGTCCGCTGGACCGGCGATTATCCCAAAGATAACTACGAAATTCGCTTGGAAGCTCAGCGAACCGACGCCCACGATTTCTTTGTGGCGGTCACGTTTCCGGTGGGCGATCAACACTGCAGCCTTGTCCTGGGGGGCTGGGGCGGTGGTGTCACGGGAATCAGCAACATCGACGGGAACGATGCGTCCAGCAACGACACCACGCTGTACCGCATGTACGAAAACGACCAGTGGTACAAAATTCACATTCGCGTCGTTCCCAAAGAAATCGTTTGCAAGGTCGACGGCGAAATCGTCGTCCAGGTCGAACGCGAAGGTGTCGAATTTGATATCCGTGACGAAATGGACCCCGCATTACCGCTGGGGTTGGCCAACTATCAGTGCGTTTCGGAAATCCGAAACATCGCGATTCGCACGTTGGACAAGGCAAAGCCGGATGCCACTTCGCAGCCGAAAAGCGACAAGTAGCGTTGATGTTCCCACCCGATGAATCGTCGCCGGGGATTCCCCTGCAAGGTCTGGACGAGGTTGATCGCCACTGGATGCGTCGTGCGCTGGAAATGGCGTCTGAGGCGGTGACCGCGGGCGAAGTTCCCGTCGGTGCCATCATTGTGAAGGACCACACGGTGATCGCGGCGGCGCGAAATGAGAAAGAAACGCTACGCGACCCCACCGCCCACGCCGAGATGATCGCGATCACGCAGGCCGCTGCCGCCATGGAAGATTGGCGTTTGGAGGGAACCACGCTGTATGTCACGCTGGAACCCTGCGTGATGTGTGCCGGCGCCATCATCCAGGCTCGTGTGCCGCGTGTCGTGTTCGGGGCGACCGACCCCAAAGCCGGTGCGGTTTGCAGCCTTTACGAAGTCTTGAATGACAGCCGGCTGAATCATCGATGCGATGTGACCGGCGGCGTGATGGCGGAAAATTGCGGGCGGATTCTGACGGATTTTTTTGCCGACAAGCGTGCCGCGGCGCGGCTGCGAAAAACGTTGCCCAACGGCGGATAGGACTGCGACGGATTGGTCGCAGGCGGTTGGGCCAGGCACACCACAGTACGCGTCGTATTCGCAGCGGACATTGGTTATTGGGGGCCACGCCGCCAGTGTCGGCTCCACAGTCCTGGGGCACTGGGGTGAATCGCCATGCTTCGTGAAACACGATGGCGTGGGTCTGTAACGATTGGCAAAGCGTTGTCGTTTGCTACTTTTCTGATGCTTTTGCCGCTTCTGGGGTCAAAGAAACTAAGCCTCTGCGCCGTACCGCGCCGATACTACCGGCACAACCCGAATCGGATGCGCACCGCAATGGTGTGGATGCGATGTCGCGATAGCGAGCCCGGACTTCTCGGGATCGGGGAAGCAGACACGGTCTCGGGCAAACCGGGATCAGCGTCCCTCACTACATGCAAGACGGTGGAACAAGCGATGTCGGTAAGGAAGCTGACGGCAAGAATCATCGCGGTCGTGATCATGATGACCGCGGCGGGAACGACGTACGCCCAGAATCACGATGTGCCGCCGGTCGATCCGCTCGCGTTCGATCCGGACTTTCGATGGTTTGAGCCAATTTACGAAGCAGACCTGTTGGATATGAAGCCCAAGAAGCGGGCCAACACGGGCTGGTTTGCAACGTACGACAAACTGTTGTTGTACGGCACACGTCCAGAGACGTTCATCAACGGCGATGCCGAGACCAAACTGGACAACGGATCGGGGCACCGGTACGAAATCGGTTACATGCTGCCCGACAAAGACACAGGGTGGCTGTTCAATTGGACCGAGAACGATGTGTTCCGGGCCGATGTGGTTCGTCAAGAACGCATCAACCGGTACAGTTTGGACGATCTGGAAGGCACCGCCGACGACAGTCCGGCCGGTCCGCCTTTCGGGTTCATCGTTCCGCAGGAAGACCGCAACAATCTGGGGTACAACACACGTTTTTACGACGTGCAGAATTCTCAGAACATGATCAAGTTTGACAGCTACGAGCTGAACAAGACTTGGCGTCTGGAACCGTATCACTACGGCGGAATTCTGGAGCCAATGGTTGGCGTCCGCTGGATGCGTGCGGAAGACATCAATCTGCGTCAGACGTATCAAAGCACGCAAGACAACATCACCGGGAACGTTTTGCTGCCGTTGCCCAACCCGATCTTGGCAGGCGTTGAATTCAGTGCCGCCGAACAGATCACCAGCATCGCACAGATCACTGACAACGAGATGCTGACCGCACAACTGGGCTTCCGGTACTTCAAGCACAAAGGCCGATTCATGTACAGCAGCGACTTCCGGGTCTTTGCTGGGAACAACTGGCAGTGCAGCGAAGCCTACACTGAAAGCGAACTGACGATCTATGCCTTTGGGCAAACCAACGAACAGCCGACCGTCGGCGAACCTCCGATCACGATCCAGCGTGATCGCACCACGCCGACCTTCATTCGCAACGAAGAGTTCCTGGTCGGGTTTGATGTCCGCGGCGAACTGGGATATCAGCTGACCAAAGCGATCAGTGTTCGAGCCGGTTTTCAAGTCATTGACATCGGTCGTGGCCTGTGGCGATACGGAACCGAAGGCGACTGGGACCAAGACTATCAAATGTTCGGCGGAACTTTGGGTCTGACCTTGAACCGCTAAGGACGACCACACAGGTCTAGAAGGTGAACATCGGGCCGACCATTTTCACCGTCATGGTCTCGGCCCCATCAAAAGACAAAGCCCGCTTGAGAGATTTCTCAGGCGGGCTTTGTCGTTTTGTTTTGTAGGTGTCACCGGCCGGGCGATTCGTTAAAGCGACGGGGCCGATGGCGATGGCATCAAGACTTGGCGTTGTTTGCTTCTCGCAGCTCTTCCAATTCGACGCTTAAGCGGTGGCGAAGCGGGCTTTCGGGGCGAAGCTCCTCTTCCAGAAGCTCCTCCGCCTTGTCGAAGGCGTCTTCGGTTCGGTTTGGATCGCTGACCAAACCGCGAAATTTTTTCTCGACAGTGGCTTCGGTTAGCAAGTGTGTTTCTCCCTTTTTGATTGGCCTGCGTCGCGACCGTCGTTTTGTCCGTGTTGCAGCCGCATCAACACTCCGATCAAGACAGGACGACTTCGCGACAAACTCAGATTTTAAAGCAGCGGTCGCCGTTGGCAAGTCACTGTAGCGGAACGCGGCTTCGGTGCGACGCCGCGGACAAGGTCATCCGGCGACCGAAGCCGTTTGAAATCCCAGTTCCGCCAAATGGTGTGCGGTGCGGTCGACGGTGAACCGAATTTGGTCTTCGCTGTGCTCGCAAGTAATGAAAAACCGCAATCGAGCCGCTGATTCGTCGACGGCCGGGTACAGAATCGGCTGGACATTGATTCCATCCGCCTTCAGCCGGTGTGACAGCCGTAATGCCACCATCGAATTGCCCGTGATGACCGGAACCACCGGTGTTTGACCACTGTCGCCCGTGTCCAGCCCACGATCCCGACACAGCGATAGAAACAATTCGCTGTTCTCACGCAGTTTTTGAACCCGTTCGGGTTCCGCGTCCAGCGTCTGCAACGACGCGATCGCGGCGGCGACCTGGGCCGGCGGCATGCCGACACTGAAAACGAAACCGGGGGCGGTGTAACGCAGCAATTCGATCAATTCCTTGCTGCCGGCGATGTAACCGCCACAGGATGCGGCCGACTTGCTAAGGGTGCCCATCCAGATATCCACGTCGCGGGCGTCCATCGCGAAATGCTCCGCGATCCCGTGCCCCATTTCTCCCATCGTGCCGAAACTGTGGGCTTCGTCCACCATCAGCATCGCTTGGTGCCGTTTCTTGACTTTGACGAACTCCGGCACATCGGCAAAATCGCCATCCATGCTGTAAACGCCCTCGATCACGATCAGCACGCGGCGGTACTGGGATCGGCAATCCGAAAGCACGCGATCAAGCGTCTCGTAATCGTTGTGCGGGAAAGGCCGGCGTTTCGCACCGGACAACAACGCACCCTGGACGATGCTGTTGTGGGCAAGCGCATCGTGAATGATCAGGTCACCGTGACCGACCAAGTGACCAATCGTCGTTTCGTTGGTCGCATGACCACCGACCATGGTGATCGAAGCGTCCACACCCACCCAATCAGCGATCAATTGTTCAAGTTGCCCGTGGATCGGTTTTTCGCCGGAGACCAAACGGCTGGCCGAAACACTGGTCCCGTACTTCTTCACTGCTTCGGCCGCCGCAGCCGTCACCGCCGGATGCCCGCTCATGCCCAAGTAGTTGTAACTGGCAAAACTGATCAGTTCACGACCGTCGATCCGCGTCCGGTCGTTGACAACTTGTTCGTGAACCGTGAAGTAGGGATTGGGGACCCCCGTCATGGCCATTTGCTGCATGGTCGCTTTCAGCCGCCGGTATTCGGCAAACTGGCTGATGTCAAACTCCGGTTCAACAACTTGTCGGGGCGCGGCGGGCGTTTCCGAGTCTGCGTCAACGGGCTGATCTGACGCTTGGTCCAGCAACGTCTTCGCCCTGCCCTCACCGCCGGGCGGAAGGTAGCGTTCGATAGCCGAAGCGGTCTGGGCGACCGTTTCAATTTCATCCAGTACCTGTTCCGGGAATCGTCCGCCGAAGGTGCGTTCCAAATTCTGGGCGATTTCCAGTCGCTCCAGACTGTCCAGCCCCAGGTCCAAGACGATGTTGGTGTCCAGGTGAAGCGATGTGGCGCGATCACCGGCAACCCGGCGAATATGATGCAGCACGGCATCAACAATCGCTGGATTTAAATCACGGTTTGCTGCTTGGTCCGGATCGGAACCGGTCGCCGCGGCGGCACGCATCATGGGAACCGCATCGCCATCGGCCGTCACCGAGGTGCCGTCTTCTTCCCAACGCACCCATTTGGCAATCAGTTTCAAATTGCCATCGCGAACCGCATGTAGACAAGCATGACGCTGGATCTTGCCACTGCTGGTCTTGGGAACGCTGCTGTTGCGAACGATGTAGACCGCATCGGGCGGCAATTCATGTTCTTCGGTTACCGCCCGGCGGATACGCTGCAGTTCCATATCCCAGTCGTGGTCACGACGCCGAACCGCTTCGGCGACGATCACCAATTGTTCGCGGTCGTCGTGGTTCATGGCAAACGCCGCGACGGAACCCGCTTGGATGACATCGCTGGCGCGTTCCACGGTCGCTTCGATGTCTTGCGGGTATCGATTCACGCCCCGCACGATGATCATGTCTTTTAGGCGACCGGAAACGTACAACTGGCCTTCGTACAAAAAGCCCAAGTCGCCGGTTCGCAAGTACGGGCCATCGCCGTCAGCGGTGAACGCGTTGAAGGTCCGTTCGGATTCCTCGGTACGACGCCAGTATCCCTGTCCCACACAATCGCTTTGCACCCAAATTTCACCGATCGCATCGGGCGCATTCACTTGGCAGGTTTCCGGATCGACGACCAATACCGATTCGTCGTCCAGAACGCGGCCACAGGCGACCAATTGCCGCGCGCCTTGCTGATCTTCGCTGGCCGGACGGACGGCCTTTTCATCCAACGCACCGCCGTCAAACCAGCTCATCACGGGACGGGGGTTGGCCGGACCACCGGTCACCAACAGCGTGGTTTCTGCCATTCCATAACAAGGCAGGTGGGACCGATGGTCAAACCCGTACTTTTCAAATCGCCGTGTGAATGCATCCAGTGTTGAAGCCCGGATCGGCTCGGCACCGTTGAACGCGATCTTGAAGGTCGAAAGATCCACGCCTTCCAGTTCGCTGTCGTCGATTTTGTCGACACACAACTGATAGGCAAAGTTGGGGCCGCCGCTGACGGTCACGCCGTACTTTGAAATGCTTTGGAACCAGCGCGACGGACGTTGCAAGAACGTCATCGGGCTCATCAAGACATTCGGGACGCCGACAAACATCGGCATCAAAACCCCACCGACCAAACCCATGTCGTGGTACGTCGGCAGCCAGGTCATCGCCACCGTGTCCGCGGGCGGGTCAAAGGCCTGCTTGATGAACTTCGTGTTGGTGACCAGATTCCGCTGGGTCAGCATCACGCCTTTGGGCGAACCGGTTGAACCCGACGTGTACTGCAGCACTGCCAACGAATCGCCGTCCAGCTTTGGCCGGCGCCAGCGGTCCGGCTTTCGTGTCGACGGATCATCGGTGCCCAGCATTTGGACGCCAAGCAGATCCTCATGAAATTGGTCGCCGGTCAACTGTTCGACGACCGAACGCGTCGACAACGCCCACCGTGCGTCGGCATCGACAACGATCGATCGAATCCGCGATGCTTTGCGGTTGCGACGTGGGGGAAACGCCGGCACGGCGATCGCACCGGCGGCGTGACAGGCGTAAAAGCCGATCACGAAATCCAGGCCCGGCGGATAGATCAACAGGACTCGGTCGCCCGGCCGAATGCCACACCGGCTTTGCAGATACCCCGCCAAGCCGCGGACTTCGTCCCACAGTTCGCGATAGGTCAGCTTTTCTTCCAGGGTCTCGGCGTCGGTAAAGTAATACGCCGGTTGGTCGCCACGCAGCATCGCCCAGTGGCTCAGGATTCCCGGAAAGTTATCCTGGGGAGGTAACTGATCATCACCATAGAAGGACAGGTCCACGGGCGAAGTCGCTGATAATTCGGGAGTGAAATCGGTTTGCCAAAATCGAGCCGCTTCCGTGTCAGTCGCCGAAGGAAGGTTTCGGCACAGGCGAGCGACCCGCACGTCGAAAAAATCGTCGTGTCGGCGGCGTCGGCACGCGTCCATTCTTACTAGGTCGCCCATTGTGTCCGAAATCGGGTTCGATTGCAGCGCCTAGACTGCCTGTCCGGATCAACCGTCATGTTGGTTAAGCCTTCACGCCGAATGTGGTCCACCAGAAAAATCGTTGCAATCGAACCGAACCAGCGGCGACCCCGGACGGACGTCGAACAAGGTCGGATTGCCCTATTCCGCGCCGCGATTGTCGCCGGAAAACGACCGCCACCGCCGGTCAGCCGTATATTGACGGGACGCTTTTGGGACCCGATCTTCGCATTAATGGCCCGGACCACCGCCCCCCCTGAGTGAAACGATGCGAGTTCGTTTCGAAACACCCCATTTGGCAAAGGCTCGATGAATCCATCACGAACTTTTCAAGACCAGCCGTCCGCCCTGATCGACCGCGTCGTCGACCTGATGGATCCTGCCGGAAACATTTTGCTGTCGGGAACCTTTGACCAAGCCGTCGAAGCGGTTGCCAGCGGCGACGCATCTCGAGTGGCACAGATTCAAGGTCAATTTGCGATCTGTGCAAAGTCGGGAAAGACCATCCGCATGGCCCGGTCGATCGGACGCCCCATGCGGTATTTTTTGGCCAAGCGGGCCGAGGGACCGGCGTTGATTATTGCCGAGCGGATTGACGAGATCCGTCAACAACTGATGCGTGAAGGTTTGGGAGATCAATTCCGCGCGGCGTACACACGGATGGTTCCGGCACATCATCTATTGGAATTGCAATTGGTCGGTTGCCCCGACCCGAACCCCGCGCTGACACGTTTCTTTGCGCCGCCGCGAAACCGGTTGCCCGGCAATGTCCAAGCGATCGGCCAAGCCTACATCGGACGCTTGGCGGAAATTTGCGATCAGTGGCTGGAATCCCTCCCCGCCGATGCGCCGATTGGTGTCATGTTCAGCGGCGGTATCGACAGCACGTCGATCGTCGTGTTGATGGACTTTTTACTTCGCCGTCGCGGCCAGTCACCAGCCAGGTTGAAGGCGTTCACGCTGAATGTCGGTGACGAAGATTCAACCGATGCCCGCCAAGCGTTGGCGTGTTTGGAATCGATGAACTTGCAGATGTTGTGGGAGCCCGTGAAAGTCGAACCCAACGCGGTCGACTGGCGCGAAGCGGTGCAAGTCATCGAAGACTACAAGCCCTTGGACGTCCAGGCGGCCGCCATGGGAATCGCCCTGCTGCGCGAAGTCCGACGTCGCTATCCCACTTGGAAATACTTGATCGATGGCGATGGCGGCGATGAAAACTTGAAGGACTATCCGATCGAAGAGAATCCCGAGCTAACCATTCGCAGCGTGCTGGGGAATCGAATGCTTTACCAGGAGGGTTGGGGCGTCGACGCGGTCAAACATTCGCTGACCTACAGCGGCGGCCAAAGTCGTGGTCACGTACGTACCGCGGCACCGGCAAAGAAATTCGATTTCGAAGGATTCAGCCCCTATGCCACCACGGCGGTGATCGAAATGGCCGAAGCGATTCCCTTTGTGGATTTGACCGACTGGGACCATCAGCGCCTTTACGAGTTGAAAGGACAAATCGTGGCGTCAGGTATCCAGCAGATTTGCGGTGTAACGATGCCCGTGTTCCCCAAGAGTCGATTTCAGCACGGTGCGGTGGGGGCGATCGACCAGGGGCCGTTGTTCCCGGAAAACGAACAGGCCTACCGCGATGCGTTCACGTCGATCCAGCATGGGACCGCAGACGTCCAGGTTCACTAGTCAGCAACAAGCCATCGATGATTCCTGGTTCAGTGGCCGTCATTGCTTGTCGTCGCCGCGTCAGGGTTCACTGACGCAGTGCACCAAATCAAATCGTCGGCACCAATAGGTCGATCCGGTTCGATTCACTCCGATGACGTCGCCACATGAACCAAGCTTTCGGTCGAACCGACGATGGGCTCCATGCCCAATGATTCCAGGTGTCGGTTGACGATCAGTTGTTGGTCGATCGGTAAATCACCGGCGATGGTCGCAAAATATTGTCGGTCCATGGCCAAACGGTGGGCCCACGACGCGACGGAATCTTCCATGGTTGGTGTCAAGCGTCGGCGGATCTGTTTGATGCGATACCGTTGTTCCGCATCCAAGTGTTCGCTTGGGATGGAATCCAGCATCTGCAGGACGGGGGTGCCCACACGCAACAGTTGGTTTTGTGCGGTTTGACGTTTACCGATCTGATCGGCCGACAATGCTTCGATCCACTGTTGAATCTGCTCCTGACGCGGCAGCGCCGTGTCGGTGGACGAAACCAAGTGGATCAGCTTGCGGTCGACATTGCGGCTGAACGCGTGCAACGATTGGCCACGCAACAGATGGGCGACAATTTCACCAAACGTCTTATCAAAAGACTGTGGGTTTTGCCTTCTCAGGTGCAACAGGCTGTCGGCTTCGATGACGTCATCGGTGATCCAGCGGACGGGCTTGCCTTCGTATTGTTCCAGCACATCACGACGTTGTGTCTCGGTGACGAACAATTCCATCCGGATCGACTTGGCGTCCTGGACGTTCAATGACAAGTGACACTCGGACGATTGAAACGTGTACTGCAGTGTCGGCAGACCCGCGTGCGATTGGACGGAAATACTTTCAAAGACACCGCCACGATCGCGGGTTTCGCGGCCCTTTCGATGCTGCAGCGGGTGAAGC
The DNA window shown above is from Crateriforma spongiae and carries:
- a CDS encoding VanZ family protein, yielding MTLFQAYPTRAPLMQPVTKIRIFRIRLAIVLLALYWLAMFTGTHLPRVDFVQLHVGDKVKHFVGFFGLAFLLCYVTGGRRVITRFSRVAAIVLAYAAFDEWSQGFVPGRTPDRYDFLADAAGMLAAMAMYLVAKFLFGHQIRGLIRKIRGQSSDWSTPMTKSAGASTSPSV
- a CDS encoding family 16 glycoside hydrolase, coding for MKSSRDRQLKFATVLFVALSVVYASAPVPFAGQAAADDTPAAEGKDATKDVDKTADDAGWTPLKGKWDFSRYGGEGPVEITDEGIEMGFGDPLTGVRWTGDYPKDNYEIRLEAQRTDAHDFFVAVTFPVGDQHCSLVLGGWGGGVTGISNIDGNDASSNDTTLYRMYENDQWYKIHIRVVPKEIVCKVDGEIVVQVEREGVEFDIRDEMDPALPLGLANYQCVSEIRNIAIRTLDKAKPDATSQPKSDK
- the tadA gene encoding tRNA adenosine(34) deaminase TadA, which encodes MFPPDESSPGIPLQGLDEVDRHWMRRALEMASEAVTAGEVPVGAIIVKDHTVIAAARNEKETLRDPTAHAEMIAITQAAAAMEDWRLEGTTLYVTLEPCVMCAGAIIQARVPRVVFGATDPKAGAVCSLYEVLNDSRLNHRCDVTGGVMAENCGRILTDFFADKRAAARLRKTLPNGG
- a CDS encoding aminotransferase class I/II-fold pyridoxal phosphate-dependent enzyme, which produces MDLSFYGDDQLPPQDNFPGILSHWAMLRGDQPAYYFTDAETLEEKLTYRELWDEVRGLAGYLQSRCGIRPGDRVLLIYPPGLDFVIGFYACHAAGAIAVPAFPPRRNRKASRIRSIVVDADARWALSTRSVVEQLTGDQFHEDLLGVQMLGTDDPSTRKPDRWRRPKLDGDSLAVLQYTSGSTGSPKGVMLTQRNLVTNTKFIKQAFDPPADTVAMTWLPTYHDMGLVGGVLMPMFVGVPNVLMSPMTFLQRPSRWFQSISKYGVTVSGGPNFAYQLCVDKIDDSELEGVDLSTFKIAFNGAEPIRASTLDAFTRRFEKYGFDHRSHLPCYGMAETTLLVTGGPANPRPVMSWFDGGALDEKAVRPASEDQQGARQLVACGRVLDDESVLVVDPETCQVNAPDAIGEIWVQSDCVGQGYWRRTEESERTFNAFTADGDGPYLRTGDLGFLYEGQLYVSGRLKDMIIVRGVNRYPQDIEATVERASDVIQAGSVAAFAMNHDDREQLVIVAEAVRRRDHDWDMELQRIRRAVTEEHELPPDAVYIVRNSSVPKTSSGKIQRHACLHAVRDGNLKLIAKWVRWEEDGTSVTADGDAVPMMRAAAATGSDPDQAANRDLNPAIVDAVLHHIRRVAGDRATSLHLDTNIVLDLGLDSLERLEIAQNLERTFGGRFPEQVLDEIETVAQTASAIERYLPPGGEGRAKTLLDQASDQPVDADSETPAAPRQVVEPEFDISQFAEYRRLKATMQQMAMTGVPNPYFTVHEQVVNDRTRIDGRELISFASYNYLGMSGHPAVTAAAAEAVKKYGTSVSASRLVSGEKPIHGQLEQLIADWVGVDASITMVGGHATNETTIGHLVGHGDLIIHDALAHNSIVQGALLSGAKRRPFPHNDYETLDRVLSDCRSQYRRVLIVIEGVYSMDGDFADVPEFVKVKKRHQAMLMVDEAHSFGTMGEMGHGIAEHFAMDARDVDIWMGTLSKSAASCGGYIAGSKELIELLRYTAPGFVFSVGMPPAQVAAAIASLQTLDAEPERVQKLRENSELFLSLCRDRGLDTGDSGQTPVVPVITGNSMVALRLSHRLKADGINVQPILYPAVDESAARLRFFITCEHSEDQIRFTVDRTAHHLAELGFQTASVAG
- a CDS encoding asparagine synthase C-terminal domain-containing protein, which codes for MNPSRTFQDQPSALIDRVVDLMDPAGNILLSGTFDQAVEAVASGDASRVAQIQGQFAICAKSGKTIRMARSIGRPMRYFLAKRAEGPALIIAERIDEIRQQLMREGLGDQFRAAYTRMVPAHHLLELQLVGCPDPNPALTRFFAPPRNRLPGNVQAIGQAYIGRLAEICDQWLESLPADAPIGVMFSGGIDSTSIVVLMDFLLRRRGQSPARLKAFTLNVGDEDSTDARQALACLESMNLQMLWEPVKVEPNAVDWREAVQVIEDYKPLDVQAAAMGIALLREVRRRYPTWKYLIDGDGGDENLKDYPIEENPELTIRSVLGNRMLYQEGWGVDAVKHSLTYSGGQSRGHVRTAAPAKKFDFEGFSPYATTAVIEMAEAIPFVDLTDWDHQRLYELKGQIVASGIQQICGVTMPVFPKSRFQHGAVGAIDQGPLFPENEQAYRDAFTSIQHGTADVQVH
- a CDS encoding M3 family oligoendopeptidase, translated to MSFDDHGMARFILVGGRLQLHPLQHRKGRETRDRGGVFESISVQSHAGLPTLQYTFQSSECHLSLNVQDAKSIRMELFVTETQRRDVLEQYEGKPVRWITDDVIEADSLLHLRRQNPQSFDKTFGEIVAHLLRGQSLHAFSRNVDRKLIHLVSSTDTALPRQEQIQQWIEALSADQIGKRQTAQNQLLRVGTPVLQMLDSIPSEHLDAEQRYRIKQIRRRLTPTMEDSVASWAHRLAMDRQYFATIAGDLPIDQQLIVNRHLESLGMEPIVGSTESLVHVATSSE